The sequence GACAATAGCCGATCGTAGTTAGCCTCTTCCTGAAGAAAATTAAGCAGTTCCTCAATCAGATTTTCTTGGTCTGTGGTCTCTACAATCAGTTGACGGTCCAAAACGGATAACAAGTCACGAAGTTCCCGATCCACTTTACGCAAGAGGCTGAGGATGTACTCATGGAACTCCCGTTGACTGCGAACCTCAAAACGGAATTCCTCCGATCGAGTCACGTTCGGTCCCTGGAAAGTATCGCTGTCACTGACCTCAATCCAAGCCGTCACATTATCTCCGGCTCGTAAGGGTGTTGCCGAGAGTTCCCAGAGATACCTTTCCTGGTAACTCTTGAAGTCTCCTTCAAAAGACTGAATGATCTCACGCTCGATGGTTCCTGTGGCTTCGTTGCGATATCTCAACAGAATCTGGCGTAGTCCGTAGTCGTCCTTGGCTTCCAACTCCACTTGCAGTTGGGACAAGTCAAAGATGTATTTATCAGGAGGCCAGAGGACCATCACAGTAGGGCTCAGATCCGGAATCACCTCCACTGCAACACTCTGTTGACGCCACTCGAGAAAGAGGGTCCCGGTTTTCAGTGGTGTCAACGCCGAGCGCCAGCGCTTTTGTTGAGGAACCCATTGCAAGGGTTGGGGTTCGCCCTGAATTGGTCGATAGGCACTTTGATCTCTATCCAGTAATCCTTGCTCCAGAAAGATTTCCAACCGGCTTCCAGCAGGAATTTGCAGCTCATTGGGAAGTGTGGAAAAGACCTCGGAATCACGTTTGAGATACGCTGGATAGAGAATGCGGTAGGAGTGGGGAATTTGAAATGCTTCCGCTGCAGTTGGGCCTTGGTTGACCAAATACTGTGGCAGCCACCAACCACCAATCCAAACAACAACCTGTAGAGACACCGCAACCCCTGCAAGCGTTCGCCAGGATGGCAGTAGTCGATGCGTCTCCCTCCCTTCTAAGCGCTCAAGCAACTGCTTCTCAAAGCGTTCAAGAAAAATATTGGTAGTTCGTGAAGCTGGCGGATTTTCTCTGAATTGTAAACTGCTTTGCAGCTCTTCTGCGAAGGCAGGATCTTGCCGATAGAGCTTTTGCAGACAATAATCTGGTCGATGTAGCAACCAACTGCCAATCAGGCAAACAACAAGGATCGCAAAGGAGCCGAGAAGAAAATTTAGAAAGGGTAGCGGGGTACTTTGGAGCAGCAGAAAGACAAGCAATAGACACGCTGCTCCGGCGCAACTGCGACCAGCAAACTGTAGCCGCAGATTCCGGCAATATTGATCAAACCAACGTTGGGAAGGGGATGCTTCAGCAGCAGGCATGAACTAGTTGATTAGGTTACCCCGCTCCAGTAGTTCCGCCAAGTCATCCAGCATGTGTGCAAAGACATGGGTTGCGTAGTCGATCTTTGTTTCCTTGTCCAGGAAATTGGCTTCCAGTGAGTTGGCTAAGTCAAGAATTGCCTGGGAGACCTGCAATTCAAAGCGCTCACTGTTTTCAAAGCCGACCAGCGTTTGGAACTGTTCCAAGCTCAGGGCTTCGGTGGTTTCACTCATTAAAAACTCCATTTAAATCGGAACACGATCAACTGTGATTGACAAGCCGACAAGTCGGGTACGATGCTGCTCCCCAGCGAAAGGTGTTGAACTTGCTTCGGCTGAAAGCAATAGACTCAGTATGAACATCGGCAGCGATTCCAAAAACTTTAGGAAAAATGCAGAAACAAATAATATGCGTCAGCTTGATGCTTTGGCTGAGTACATTACCCTGCCTAGCTCAGCAATTCCCTACAGATGGGATTTACCTCAAACACTATGACCGCAAGGAATGCCTGGCACGTGTCGAAGCCCAAATTGAAAAGATGAAAAAGGCGATGTTGACCATGCCCAGCGGCCAGCACGATCAATTTCTCAATAGTCACAGTCGGGATCGTTATCGTACAGGCTTACCAATCACCCCCAATCAGCGCCAGCGAGTGTATGCGCCAAAGCCTCCCAGCCAACCCAATTCTGCTGAAAACACCCTCCGTATGATGGCTCGTTTCGATGCAATGCGTCGCAGTTGTCGCTAGTTGATCTTTCCTGGCCTATCCCCTTCTGCTGCTGGCCAGCTCCATCGCAGGCTTCACCAATGTCATGGCCGGTGGTGGATCAACGCTTAGTGTTCCCACTCTTCTCTTCCTCATTCTAGACGCCGCCACGGCCAACTGTACCAATCGTGTCGCTCTACTGATTGAGTGTGTTGCTGGAGTGCGCGGATTTCACGACCAACAACAATCCGCGTTCGCAGACAGCCTGCGTCTTAGTCTGCTGACTCTGAATCTGGGGCGTTGATCGGAGCCTGGTTTGCCATCAGGATTGATGGCGAATGGTTTCGCATTATCCTCTCCCTAGTGATGGTGGGAGTGGTGCTTTCGCTGATCTTTCCGCTCAAACAACCAGATCCCAATGTGCTTTTGACCACCCAACGTCGCTGGCTCGGCAACTTGGGCATGGTTGGGATCGACTTCTACGGTGGCTTCATCCAGATTGGGGTGGGATTTCTACTGATCGCCCTGCTCTTTCATGGATTTCGGGAGGACCTTGGTAAGGGCAAACAGGCACAAAGCCTTCGTAGTCATGATCTACACAATCACAGCCCTACTAGTGTTTGTCTGGAATGAGAGCGTCAATTTGGGACTGGGTCTTGCCCTTGCAGCAGGCAATGTGGTGGGTGCCTATGTTTGAGCCAACCTTTCAGTCAAGAAAGGTGAAGCGATTTTGCGCAAGGTCCTGTTTGTTGCCATTATTGTAATTGTTCTCAAACTGCTGATCTAAAAGATGAACTCACAACAACCCAATCTCCCAAAGAGGTTTCATGAAACCCGCATTCCTTGTTTCTGTAGACAACACTCCCGTCAGCCAGGAGGTGTTGCGTTTTGCTGGCGATGGGTGGCCCGAGTATCAGATCGCCTAGTGGTCCTGTACTGCCGCTCAGCAGCGATTCAAGCCTTGGTTGAGGTAGAGAACTGCAGAATTCAGAGCCATGTTTTGAGGAGCAACTGCAAGCGCTTCAGCTCCGTTCTGAAGTTGAGATTGTTCACCTCTTCGCAGATCCAGCGGATGGGATCCTCAAGCTATAAGATGAGTTGCATCCTGAGCTGTCGGTCATGGCCGCACACTCACACACTCTGGGGGGTAGGCTCTTTCTCGGCAGCAACACGGACATGGCCCTGCATCAAAGTTCGACCCCTAACTCTGTCTATAAGCAAACTCAGTGGGATCCCCAACAGGTTATTGTTCCGTTGGATCTCAACTCGATCTCAGAATCAGTGCTCCGTAAGGCAGCTGAGTTAGCTCTCACCCGTGAGGGATAATTGCACCTCCTGCACGTGTTGGACTATCCGGAAATTCATGTTGTCGGGGGTGGATCTTTCTACGGGGTAGCGGTTGATGCTAGATTTCTGCAGGAACGATGCGAACAGCAGTTGGAACATGGACGCAAAAGCCTCGAAGAACTGGCAGCCCAGGCTGAACTGACGTCTCCCTATCAGCTTTATCTCCATTTAGACACCCTACCTGCAAGCCCTTCAACTCGCTGAGCGAGTCAACGCTGGACTAATCGTGATTAGTGCACATGATCATACCGCATTGGGACGACTGCTGATGGGCAGCAACACCAACTTCCTCATCCACAACTACGAAGGCTCGCTCTACATCCACAAGGAACTCCAGAGCTAGTTGCTGTTTGGAGCCAAAACTTGGAGTCTCCAAAAACTCTCCTACCTACCACTAACGTGGTCCCCCCTCTCCCAATGAGTGAGGGTTTTTAGAACCCGTTGAACACAAAGCTGCTTGCCATTGGGCGAAGGTTTTCAAAATGCGTTGGTTGAAAAGTTCTTTGCGAAGGAGCAACTTTAGATCAGAAGTAATTTGTTCTTCTCTCTAAGTGAAAGTGCAGCTGAAAGCCGGATGAGGGGCTACTTCAAACCTCCACATTTTCTCGAATTTCCAGTTAAAACACTCCCTCACCTACGACTGACGTGGTCTGCCAAACTAGTGACTGATCAAAAAATCAAACGGAGGTTTGGGACCCTTTGGTTTGTAAACGCTCCACCAGCCAGAGTTTGATGATCGATTGGCGAGTCACTCCAATCTGAGCTGCTTCCCGATCCAAGGCCTCGATCACCCAAGTAGGAAAATCAACATTGATCCACTTCGATTGCATGTTGACCCGTTGGGCGGTTGAGAGGTCAAGATCTGAAACAATGTCCTCCTGGTCCTCCTCAAACTTCTGATCAAATTCTTTCGCTTTCATAGAGATGTATCTCTTGCTTGCGCGATAGCCAGACCGAGATCAAGCGAATGCATTGTCGGTAGGTGAAGATGGCTAACCAGTGCTTGTCAGCCTATTGACCGACCACGAGAAATCGGGGTCCATCCTCAGATTTTGCCTGAATTTATAGCAGGAACGGATCATCCCAGAGCTTGCAGGCCGTGCGAAAATCCATCCCGTGCCTTTCGAAGTTACGCTGACTTTTGATGTGGTCGTACTCAAATCTAGGTATAAGTAATGATGATGTTTGTTTACTCATCCTCAAGAGAGAGACCAATTCTCTCCAATCGACGACTATCTCAGCTACCTTGGCGCAGTCTCAACTCCCACAAACGCAGCAAGAGTTTTCAGAATGCGTTGGTTCAAAAGTTTTTTGCGAATGGACGAGGGTTTTCAGACCACAATTCTTTCTCAGAGCACCGTCAGTAGCACCAGCTTGCACTTGGAGCCTTCTGTGAGGATGTA comes from SAR324 cluster bacterium and encodes:
- a CDS encoding DUF4175 family protein; protein product: MPAAEASPSQRWFDQYCRNLRLQFAGRSCAGAACLLLVFLLLQSTPLPFLNFLLGSFAILVVCLIGSWLLHRPDYCLQKLYRQDPAFAEELQSSLQFRENPPASRTTNIFLERFEKQLLERLEGRETHRLLPSWRTLAGVAVSLQVVVWIGGWWLPQYLVNQGPTAAEAFQIPHSYRILYPAYLKRDSEVFSTLPNELQIPAGSRLEIFLEQGLLDRDQSAYRPIQGEPQPLQWVPQQKRWRSALTPLKTGTLFLEWRQQSVAVEVIPDLSPTVMVLWPPDKYIFDLSQLQVELEAKDDYGLRQILLRYRNEATGTIEREIIQSFEGDFKSYQERYLWELSATPLRAGDNVTAWIEVSDSDTFQGPNVTRSEEFRFEVRSQREFHEYILSLLRKVDRELRDLLSVLDRQLIVETTDQENLIEELLNFLQEEANYDRLLSDGLRGFIGELRFQLRYYQHKREELAVPPS
- a CDS encoding sulfite exporter TauE/SafE family protein translates to MIGAWFAIRIDGEWFRIILSLVMVGVVLSLIFPLKQPDPNVLLTTQRRWLGNLGMVGIDFYGGFIQIGVGFLLIALLFHGFREDLGKGKQAQSLRSHDLHNHSPTSVCLE
- a CDS encoding CopG family transcriptional regulator, whose product is MKAKEFDQKFEEDQEDIVSDLDLSTAQRVNMQSKWINVDFPTWVIEALDREAAQIGVTRQSIIKLWLVERLQTKGSQTSV